A single Leptolyngbya ohadii IS1 DNA region contains:
- a CDS encoding cation:proton antiporter domain-containing protein, whose product MSTVVLVLLQVLLVIGLSRLVGLGFRALRQPLVIGEIVAGIMLGPSLLGLIAPGVADALFPAETIPFLNVLSQVGLIFFMFLIGLELNPRYLRGQLETAILTSHVSIVVPFALGALLSLLLYPLVSNSSVSFTAFALFLGAAMSITAFPVLARIITENNLQNTRLGTLALTCAAVDDVTAWCLLALAIAVTRTNSMIAALPTLLEAVVYITLMVTIGRSFLQQLAKHYDRTGKLTQFVLAGIYMGVVASALITEAIGIHLIFGAFLLGAVMPKNEGLTRELAEKTEDFVLTFLLPIFFAYSGLRTQIGLLNRPELWLLCGLVLLVAIGGKFIGTYGAGRVCGMAKREAAALGWLMNTRGLTELIVLNIGLSLGVISPLLFTMLVIMALVTTFMTSPLLELTYPKRLIQQDRLDFPVGQVGQVEQGEPTAITSPVYRILVPVANPNTQQSLVQLATAIAGTQLQQAIVNPLSLIQLQEDYAFESTPLEADRQIAARQKRLQVLINSLEPEVRPLMQPIVRVANDVAREAVEVAEIQEADLILVGWHRPAFSTNRLGGRVGQILSLAKTDVAVFVDYPSTASTQQPPRINQILLPYVPDIHSDLGLELALRILASHADRQLTLLCVIPPQPEMQDYPHCPIPLTENPEMSDALSYELRSTLQQLPVYLRDRIALKIMPTAEPMRAVVELSEGMDLTIAGANREWGIERQTLGKYTDELVRYCRSSLLITRRYSRVTSHLAAVLTQGQATQGQV is encoded by the coding sequence ATGTCAACCGTTGTTCTGGTCTTGCTGCAAGTCCTGCTGGTGATTGGGCTATCGCGCCTGGTGGGACTGGGGTTTCGGGCGTTGCGGCAGCCGTTGGTGATTGGCGAAATTGTTGCCGGGATTATGCTCGGTCCTTCGCTGCTAGGCTTGATCGCTCCGGGCGTTGCGGATGCCCTGTTTCCGGCGGAGACAATTCCGTTTCTGAATGTGCTGTCCCAGGTCGGTCTAATCTTCTTTATGTTTTTGATCGGGCTGGAGTTAAACCCCCGCTATTTGCGCGGACAGCTTGAAACGGCGATTCTTACCTCCCATGTGAGTATTGTGGTTCCCTTTGCGCTGGGGGCACTGCTGTCGCTGCTGCTGTATCCATTGGTGTCGAATAGCAGCGTCTCCTTTACGGCGTTTGCGCTGTTTTTGGGGGCGGCAATGTCGATCACGGCGTTTCCGGTGCTGGCGCGAATTATTACCGAGAACAATTTGCAGAATACGCGGCTGGGAACCCTGGCACTTACCTGTGCTGCTGTCGATGATGTGACTGCCTGGTGTTTGCTGGCATTGGCGATCGCCGTGACCCGCACCAATAGCATGATCGCTGCCCTGCCCACCCTGCTCGAAGCCGTGGTCTACATTACCCTGATGGTGACGATCGGGCGATCATTCCTCCAACAGCTTGCTAAACATTACGATCGCACGGGCAAATTAACCCAGTTTGTGCTGGCAGGGATTTACATGGGGGTGGTGGCTTCAGCGCTGATTACAGAGGCGATCGGGATTCACCTGATTTTCGGCGCGTTTCTGCTGGGGGCAGTGATGCCCAAAAACGAAGGACTCACCCGCGAACTGGCGGAAAAAACCGAGGATTTTGTCCTCACCTTTCTACTGCCCATCTTCTTTGCCTATAGCGGGCTGCGAACCCAGATCGGGCTGCTCAACCGTCCGGAACTTTGGTTGCTCTGCGGACTGGTGCTGCTGGTGGCGATCGGCGGCAAGTTTATTGGCACCTACGGGGCGGGACGGGTCTGCGGCATGGCAAAACGGGAGGCGGCAGCGCTGGGTTGGCTGATGAACACGCGAGGACTCACGGAACTGATCGTGCTGAATATCGGCTTGAGTCTGGGCGTGATTTCCCCTTTGCTGTTTACCATGCTGGTGATTATGGCGCTGGTGACGACCTTTATGACTTCGCCGCTGCTGGAACTCACCTATCCGAAACGCCTGATTCAGCAGGATCGACTAGACTTCCCAGTGGGGCAGGTGGGACAGGTGGAACAAGGGGAACCAACGGCGATCACGTCTCCCGTCTATCGGATTCTCGTCCCTGTAGCAAACCCCAACACACAGCAAAGCCTCGTCCAGCTAGCCACTGCTATTGCCGGAACCCAGCTTCAGCAGGCGATCGTGAATCCGCTCAGTTTGATCCAGCTTCAGGAAGACTATGCCTTTGAAAGCACGCCTCTGGAAGCCGATCGCCAGATTGCTGCCCGTCAGAAGCGATTGCAGGTTTTGATTAATAGCCTGGAGCCGGAAGTGCGTCCTCTAATGCAGCCGATCGTCCGGGTGGCAAATGATGTGGCGCGAGAAGCGGTTGAGGTTGCTGAAATCCAGGAAGCGGATTTGATTCTGGTGGGGTGGCATCGTCCTGCCTTTAGCACCAATCGACTGGGGGGACGGGTGGGACAGATCCTCAGTTTGGCGAAAACCGATGTCGCCGTATTTGTGGATTATCCGTCCACTGCCTCTACTCAGCAGCCTCCTCGCATCAATCAAATCTTGCTGCCCTACGTGCCCGATATTCACAGCGATCTGGGACTGGAACTTGCCCTACGAATTCTGGCGAGCCATGCCGATCGTCAACTCACCCTACTCTGTGTCATACCGCCCCAGCCCGAAATGCAGGACTATCCCCACTGCCCCATTCCTTTGACCGAGAATCCTGAAATGTCTGATGCCCTCAGCTACGAACTGCGAAGTACCCTCCAGCAGTTGCCCGTCTATTTGCGCGATCGCATTGCTTTAAAGATCATGCCTACTGCCGAACCAATGCGAGCCGTCGTCGAACTGTCTGAGGGAATGGATTTAACGATCGCCGGAGCCAACCGCGAGTGGGGCATTGAGCGACAGACCCTAGGCAAGTACACCGACGAACTGGTGCGCTATTGCCGATCGTCCCTGCTGATTACCCGCCGCTATAGCCGCGTTACGTCTCACCTCGCCGCCGTGCTAACCCAAGGACAAGCCACCCAAGGACAGGTTTAG
- a CDS encoding AI-2E family transporter, with protein sequence MKLGQWIGLIALLISLYILWQIRQVLLLIFTAVIFATALNGIVVRWRRSGVGRGFGAILSILVLLTILGFFAVIIVPPFISQFNQLAQLVPVGVGQLSDRLDILRQRLPGSPVLPDLDMLVRQAQPFAQWAVNNFFSLFSNILTIVLSILLVFVLTIMLLINPKPYRQGFISLFPAFYRRRTDEILTKCQVSLTGWTRGILIDMVVVGIVSAIGLSILRVPLVFANASIAGLLEAIPNVGPTLSLIPPVAVALLDAPWKAVAVIILYLLIQQLEQYLLVPFVMQQQVSLLPAVTLIAQVVFAIFFGFLGLFLAIPLVIVAQIWIQEILVKDLLNQWGEDSRVGDRVPVASSDRR encoded by the coding sequence GTGAAACTGGGTCAATGGATTGGCTTAATTGCCCTGCTGATTTCGCTCTACATCCTCTGGCAGATCCGCCAGGTGCTGCTGCTGATTTTTACCGCCGTAATTTTTGCAACCGCTCTAAATGGCATTGTCGTGCGATGGCGGCGATCGGGGGTGGGAAGAGGATTTGGGGCAATTTTGTCGATTTTGGTGCTGCTGACAATTCTGGGATTTTTTGCGGTGATTATTGTGCCGCCCTTTATCAGTCAGTTTAACCAGCTTGCCCAGCTTGTCCCCGTTGGGGTCGGTCAGTTGAGCGATCGGCTGGATATACTGCGGCAGCGACTTCCTGGCAGTCCAGTTTTGCCTGATTTAGATATGCTGGTACGGCAGGCGCAACCCTTCGCCCAGTGGGCAGTGAATAATTTCTTCTCGCTGTTCTCTAATATTCTTACGATCGTTCTCAGCATTTTGCTGGTGTTCGTTCTCACGATCATGCTGCTAATTAATCCCAAACCCTATCGGCAGGGATTTATCTCGCTGTTTCCGGCATTCTATCGGCGCAGAACGGATGAAATTCTCACTAAATGTCAGGTGTCGTTGACCGGATGGACGCGGGGCATTCTGATCGACATGGTGGTAGTCGGGATTGTGTCTGCGATCGGTCTATCGATTTTGCGGGTGCCGCTGGTGTTTGCGAATGCGTCGATCGCTGGACTGCTGGAAGCGATTCCAAATGTGGGCCCCACCCTTAGTCTGATTCCGCCCGTGGCGGTGGCGTTGCTGGATGCACCGTGGAAAGCAGTCGCCGTGATTATCCTCTATTTGCTGATTCAGCAGCTTGAGCAGTATTTGCTGGTTCCCTTTGTCATGCAGCAGCAGGTGTCGCTATTGCCCGCCGTGACACTGATCGCCCAGGTAGTGTTTGCCATCTTTTTTGGTTTCCTAGGGCTATTTCTGGCAATTCCGCTGGTGATTGTGGCGCAGATCTGGATTCAGGAAATTCTGGTGAAGGATCTTCTCAATCAGTGGGGCGAGGATTCACGGGTGGGCGATAGAGTTCCGGTAGCGTCGAGCGATCGGCGTTAG
- a CDS encoding glycosyltransferase — translation MNLFVLSELNPGNKHVGWSVSCSMESTLAQVCNPTFIYPSPNQTLRLFDRFEISDSGVDYLQRYRHRLFKSWFTVDALPTLPEGVNVLLVVGLGPRFLLSIHALGPLLKQFDLRLGYILDGFNPQHLDSTLKDSLDHLFVIGSELAEDVQRLHGISTSFLPLATDVLKQDLNLQHRPIDILSYGRGNQDVHHVLHDRYGKLGSDRFYHYSTFFQPEVHDQQEHIDLLENLLNRSKVSLCFEASDVGRFMGYSPILYRWFEAWAAGCTVVGKKPTGQGVAELMQWENSAIDLPNSPSDWIPFFEDLLEDESTLQRNAERNYREALLQHDWRYRFREMFSTVGLETPETLEEQIKQLRRKAYGMIPSVALSA, via the coding sequence ATGAATTTATTTGTTCTCTCGGAGCTGAATCCTGGTAACAAGCACGTAGGTTGGTCGGTGTCTTGCAGCATGGAGTCCACCCTGGCTCAGGTCTGTAATCCGACGTTCATTTATCCTTCCCCTAACCAAACACTACGTCTGTTCGATCGCTTTGAAATTTCTGACAGTGGAGTCGATTACCTTCAGCGATATCGTCACCGCCTCTTTAAGTCCTGGTTTACGGTAGACGCTCTGCCGACCCTGCCAGAAGGCGTTAATGTGTTGCTCGTTGTCGGGCTCGGACCTCGTTTCCTGCTGTCAATCCATGCGTTGGGTCCGCTGCTAAAGCAGTTTGATCTGCGCCTGGGCTATATTCTAGATGGCTTTAACCCGCAGCATCTTGATTCAACCCTGAAAGATAGTCTCGATCATCTGTTTGTGATCGGGAGTGAACTGGCAGAGGATGTGCAGCGGCTTCACGGGATTTCAACCAGCTTTCTGCCGCTGGCAACCGACGTGCTGAAGCAGGATTTGAATTTGCAGCATCGCCCGATCGACATCCTTAGCTACGGCAGAGGCAACCAGGATGTTCATCACGTCCTCCATGACCGCTACGGCAAACTGGGAAGCGATCGGTTCTACCACTATTCCACTTTCTTCCAGCCAGAGGTTCACGATCAGCAGGAGCATATTGATCTGCTGGAAAATCTGCTGAATCGATCGAAGGTGAGCCTTTGTTTTGAAGCCAGCGATGTGGGTCGGTTTATGGGCTATTCGCCGATTTTGTACCGCTGGTTTGAGGCATGGGCGGCAGGCTGTACGGTGGTGGGCAAAAAGCCAACAGGTCAAGGCGTTGCTGAACTCATGCAGTGGGAAAATAGCGCGATCGATCTCCCTAATTCGCCCTCGGATTGGATTCCTTTCTTCGAGGACTTGCTAGAGGACGAATCTACCCTCCAACGCAACGCAGAGCGCAACTACCGGGAAGCCTTACTCCAGCACGACTGGCGCTATCGCTTCCGGGAAATGTTCAGCACGGTAGGACTGGAAACGCCGGAAACTCTGGAGGAGCAGATCAAGCAGTTGCGCCGCAAGGCTTATGGCATGATCCCCAGCGTTGCTCTGTCGGCTTAG
- a CDS encoding SDR family oxidoreductase, whose translation MNRTMLVTGGSRGIGAATAILAAEKGYAVCMSYRQNRAAADRMIEQITAAGGEAIAVQADVSLESDVLRLFEAIDRTFGTLSALVNNAGIAAPARRVEAIDPERIQSIFATNVIGSFLCAREAIRRMSIDRGGAGGAIVNVSSVAATLGSPNEYVDYAASKGAIDTMTIGLAKEVAAAGIRVNAVRPGFIDTEIHAAMGEPNRLARILPTIPMQRGGTALEVAQTILWLLSEEASYCTGAIVDVAGGR comes from the coding sequence ATGAATAGAACGATGCTTGTTACGGGCGGCAGTCGGGGAATTGGTGCAGCAACGGCAATTCTGGCAGCAGAAAAAGGCTACGCCGTTTGCATGAGCTATCGGCAGAATCGGGCAGCAGCTGATCGCATGATCGAACAGATTACAGCCGCAGGCGGTGAGGCAATCGCAGTTCAAGCAGATGTTAGCCTGGAATCCGATGTGCTGCGTCTGTTTGAGGCAATCGATCGTACCTTTGGCACGCTGAGCGCACTGGTAAATAATGCGGGAATTGCTGCCCCGGCTCGGCGCGTAGAAGCGATTGATCCTGAGCGGATTCAAAGTATTTTTGCAACCAATGTCATCGGCAGCTTTCTCTGTGCCCGTGAAGCGATCCGGCGGATGTCGATTGATCGAGGTGGGGCAGGGGGTGCGATCGTGAATGTCTCGTCGGTGGCAGCCACCCTGGGATCGCCCAACGAGTATGTGGATTATGCGGCATCCAAAGGGGCGATTGATACGATGACGATCGGTTTAGCAAAGGAAGTGGCAGCGGCGGGAATCCGCGTGAATGCTGTGCGACCGGGATTTATTGATACCGAAATTCATGCCGCCATGGGAGAACCGAATCGGCTGGCGCGGATTTTGCCCACGATTCCCATGCAGCGGGGTGGGACTGCCCTTGAAGTGGCGCAGACAATTTTGTGGCTGCTGTCTGAGGAGGCATCCTATTGCACCGGGGCGATCGTGGATGTGGCAGGCGGGCGGTAG
- a CDS encoding DUF2267 domain-containing protein: MAMHGLGVFDKTVQTTEQWVSEVAKELNLEDKHRAFQGLRATLHAVRNRMPMGEAAHLGAELPTLLAGFYYEGWKPESTPTKERTQAAFLETVQSHVHQYIRDENPGFEIEQLARAVFRVMSDRIPAGEMQDITHMLPAELKELFPEAVRA, encoded by the coding sequence ATGGCAATGCACGGATTAGGCGTGTTTGATAAAACTGTTCAAACTACGGAGCAGTGGGTGAGCGAGGTGGCAAAAGAGCTAAATCTCGAAGACAAGCACAGAGCGTTTCAGGGGCTACGGGCAACGCTGCACGCAGTCCGCAACCGGATGCCGATGGGCGAAGCGGCTCACCTGGGCGCAGAACTGCCGACCCTGCTGGCGGGCTTTTACTACGAAGGCTGGAAACCCGAATCCACTCCCACTAAAGAGCGCACCCAGGCGGCTTTCCTGGAGACGGTGCAAAGCCATGTGCATCAATATATTCGTGATGAGAATCCTGGCTTTGAGATCGAGCAGTTGGCGCGGGCTGTGTTTCGGGTGATGAGCGATCGCATCCCGGCAGGAGAAATGCAGGATATTACCCACATGCTGCCAGCGGAACTGAAGGAGCTTTTCCCGGAGGCGGTTCGGGCGTAA
- the rppA gene encoding two-component system response regulator RppA translates to MQILLVDDEVELTDPLSRILRREGYHVDIAHDGLEGRDLAVSHTYDLLILDWMLPQQTGLEICQQLRSQGDTTPVLFLTAKDTLNDRVSGLDAGADDYLVKPFELRELLARVRALLRRSPNLEARPASRLQVDDLELDLENQLAYRQGRKIELSEKECQLLAYFMRSPNQLLTHEQMHQQLWSTSEQPSSNALAAQIRLLRRKIEADGETPLIHTVYGKGYRFGSAIEG, encoded by the coding sequence ATGCAAATTCTGCTCGTTGACGACGAGGTTGAACTCACCGATCCCCTCAGTCGGATTTTGCGGCGCGAGGGATATCACGTTGACATTGCCCACGATGGTCTGGAAGGACGCGACCTGGCAGTCTCTCACACCTACGATCTGCTGATCCTGGACTGGATGCTGCCGCAGCAAACGGGGTTGGAAATTTGCCAGCAGCTTCGATCGCAGGGAGACACTACACCCGTTCTGTTTCTGACCGCCAAGGATACGCTGAACGATCGGGTTTCGGGACTGGATGCGGGCGCAGATGACTACCTGGTGAAGCCGTTTGAACTGCGGGAACTCCTGGCAAGGGTGCGGGCACTGCTGCGCCGATCGCCCAATCTGGAAGCCCGACCCGCCAGTCGGTTGCAGGTAGACGACCTGGAGTTAGACCTGGAGAATCAGCTTGCCTACCGTCAGGGACGTAAAATCGAACTGTCGGAAAAAGAGTGCCAGCTCCTCGCCTACTTCATGCGATCGCCCAATCAGCTTTTGACCCACGAGCAAATGCACCAGCAGCTCTGGAGTACGAGCGAGCAGCCCAGCAGCAATGCCCTCGCCGCCCAAATTCGACTGCTGCGCCGCAAGATCGAAGCCGATGGAGAAACGCCTCTGATCCACACGGTTTATGGGAAGGGCTATCGGTTTGGCTCAGCGATCGAGGGATAG
- the rfbB gene encoding dTDP-glucose 4,6-dehydratase, with protein MSTPEIQSVTSSALSSTLLDRHPRRLIITGGAGFIGSNFVHYWGQHYPGDRVIVLDALTYAGNRANLAGLEGHANLRFVQGDICDRALIDTLLAEEAIDTIVHFAAESHVDRSILGPGAFVQTNVVGTFTLLEAFRQHWQAQGKPEQYRFHHVSTDEVYGSLNPDDPGFSEITPYAPNSPYSASKAGSDHLVRAYHHTYGMPTLMTNCSNNYGPYHFPEKLIPLMCINILLGKPLPVYGDGQNIRDWLYVEDHCSAIDTVIHRSQPGETYNVGGNNEVKNLDLVQMLCTLVDELAPDLPVRPSSNLITFVKDRPGHDRRYAIDATKIKTELGWTPSVTVEEGLRRTVQWYLNHPDWWQPLLSEEYQAYYRKVYA; from the coding sequence ATGTCTACTCCCGAAATTCAATCTGTGACTTCGTCTGCTCTGTCCTCTACGCTGCTCGATCGCCATCCGCGCCGCCTGATTATTACCGGAGGGGCAGGCTTTATTGGCTCGAACTTTGTGCATTACTGGGGTCAGCACTATCCGGGCGATCGCGTGATTGTTCTGGATGCCCTCACCTATGCCGGAAACCGAGCTAACCTGGCGGGACTGGAGGGACACGCGAATCTTAGATTTGTCCAGGGAGATATCTGCGATCGGGCATTGATCGATACCCTGCTGGCGGAAGAGGCGATCGATACGATCGTTCACTTTGCGGCGGAATCCCATGTCGATCGATCGATTCTGGGTCCGGGGGCGTTTGTGCAGACGAATGTGGTTGGGACGTTTACGTTGCTGGAGGCGTTTCGGCAGCACTGGCAGGCGCAGGGTAAACCGGAGCAGTATCGCTTCCACCATGTTTCGACGGATGAGGTCTACGGCAGTCTAAATCCAGACGATCCGGGATTTTCGGAAATCACGCCCTACGCGCCCAATAGCCCCTACTCGGCATCGAAGGCGGGCAGCGATCATCTGGTGCGGGCATACCACCACACCTACGGCATGCCGACGCTGATGACCAACTGTTCCAATAACTATGGTCCCTATCATTTCCCGGAAAAGCTGATCCCGCTGATGTGCATTAACATCCTGCTGGGCAAACCCCTGCCTGTTTATGGCGACGGGCAAAACATTCGGGACTGGCTGTATGTAGAAGACCATTGCAGCGCGATCGACACCGTGATCCACCGGAGCCAACCGGGTGAAACCTACAACGTGGGCGGCAACAACGAAGTCAAAAACCTCGATCTGGTGCAGATGCTCTGTACGCTGGTGGATGAACTCGCTCCCGATCTGCCCGTCCGTCCGTCCAGCAATTTGATTACCTTTGTCAAAGATCGACCGGGACACGATCGCCGCTACGCCATTGATGCGACCAAGATTAAAACCGAGCTAGGTTGGACGCCTTCCGTTACCGTAGAAGAGGGACTGCGGCGCACGGTGCAGTGGTATCTCAACCATCCAGACTGGTGGCAGCCGCTCCTGTCGGAGGAGTATCAGGCGTACTATCGCAAGGTTTATGCGTAG
- a CDS encoding DUF4347 domain-containing protein, translated as MTSATSSKTLLIVDPSVQDYSSLTDHLTVEADVVVLDADQDGVEQITAALRERQAVQSLHLLSHGSPGTLYLGNTELSLATLPQYADQIQNWISALTDRAEVLLYGCEVAAGNLGQLFIQTLSHLTGASIAASTNRTGSAALGGDWTLESTVGAILSSPIFSPTAMAEFQSVLAPVDLVRETFTRSEVNPGTAFWTSGIGAEVLDTPGNPATAPFLTARPVTTANPTQTPAGVGGIPGNPVDLGGTPDPDGLGVLRLTNNSFNQAGFVLYNQPILAQAGLSITFDMFQYNGGTGNAETDPEGGDGISFFLIDGSTPFSDQAGAFGGSLGYAQKTDIPGVAGGYLGIGFDAFGNYPIGSEGRSGGLPLSRSPNTVAVRGAGTGAGPDQYPFLVADPIEEFPLYVDTTVREAALRTVQITLSRDGILNVSIDSNNDDDFADPGEAVITNFDTITATEGIVPPTFKFGFAAGTGVSTAIHEIRNLVVTTLTSPPLTNSASVGLPINSRVNIPGLGGTDTDGSITAFQILTLPSPAQGQLFLGDPALGGVPVTQGQTLTPAQINQVFFQSTGLFTGSSFTYTALDNLGSPSVTPGVVSLQLQSGPPIPPNGGLPPDTLGRDFNVPQNTLTNLPGLGGVDPNEGGAITSFTILTVPNSTQGTLFLGLPSAGGRPVRPGQVIPADEIGQLFFRSSNNFNSTSFTYAATNNNGLTDPTPANVGIRFSRFIEDLNCAEGITLRGNRRNNRLVGTQDEDRLIGNRGNDRLIGKGCADNLDGSRGNDRLVGGTASDTLRGQQNRDEMRGNNGNDTIDGGLGNDRGFGGRGRDTMRGGRGNDRLEGRQGDDNILGGRGSDRIMGGANIDILEGQQNDDRIMGQNGIDFINTGLGNDRADGGRKADTIFGRRGNDRLLGKGAADRLFGNKGDDRLLGASQADRLLGGLGNDRIFGGLGADVMSGGGGRDTYVYTSTRQGFDRILDFTRQDRMDLQGIFNGSYSGNNRFRQYVRLSDTARGTVVRVDGNGNAAGGFVRLAVLEGVSAADLGASNFLVG; from the coding sequence ATGACATCTGCCACTTCCAGTAAAACACTCCTGATCGTTGATCCATCGGTGCAGGACTACTCCAGTCTCACAGATCACCTAACTGTCGAGGCTGATGTTGTGGTCTTAGACGCGGATCAGGACGGTGTAGAACAAATCACCGCAGCCCTGCGGGAGCGACAAGCCGTCCAAAGCCTGCATCTGCTTTCCCACGGATCTCCAGGCACGCTGTATCTGGGCAATACCGAACTCAGTCTGGCAACGCTACCTCAGTATGCAGACCAGATTCAGAACTGGATCAGCGCCCTTACCGATCGGGCAGAAGTTTTACTTTACGGCTGCGAAGTTGCCGCCGGAAATTTAGGACAGCTTTTCATCCAAACCTTGAGCCATCTGACGGGTGCATCGATCGCGGCTTCCACCAATCGAACTGGCAGTGCGGCGCTAGGTGGCGATTGGACGCTGGAATCGACAGTGGGAGCCATCCTGTCCTCCCCTATTTTTTCTCCTACTGCGATGGCTGAATTTCAATCAGTTTTAGCTCCGGTCGATCTTGTTAGAGAAACCTTTACCCGCAGCGAAGTCAATCCAGGAACCGCTTTCTGGACATCGGGTATTGGCGCAGAAGTTCTGGATACACCCGGCAATCCGGCAACAGCTCCTTTTCTGACCGCTCGCCCCGTCACAACGGCAAACCCTACGCAGACTCCTGCTGGGGTAGGTGGCATACCGGGCAATCCTGTGGATTTGGGCGGCACTCCTGATCCGGATGGGTTGGGCGTACTGCGGCTAACGAACAACTCCTTTAACCAGGCAGGGTTCGTCCTCTATAACCAGCCCATCCTGGCACAGGCGGGTTTGAGCATTACCTTCGATATGTTCCAGTACAACGGGGGCACCGGGAATGCTGAAACTGACCCCGAGGGAGGAGATGGGATTAGCTTCTTCCTGATCGACGGCAGCACGCCCTTCTCAGACCAGGCTGGCGCATTTGGTGGCTCGTTGGGCTACGCCCAGAAAACGGACATTCCGGGGGTAGCAGGGGGCTATCTGGGCATCGGCTTTGATGCGTTTGGTAACTATCCGATCGGCTCTGAAGGACGGAGTGGCGGTCTACCTCTGAGCCGTTCGCCCAATACGGTCGCTGTCCGGGGTGCGGGTACGGGGGCTGGTCCGGATCAATACCCCTTCCTGGTGGCTGATCCGATCGAAGAATTTCCGCTTTATGTGGATACGACGGTTCGGGAAGCAGCCCTACGCACGGTTCAGATCACCCTGTCCAGAGACGGTATCTTGAACGTCTCGATCGATAGCAACAACGACGATGACTTTGCCGATCCTGGGGAAGCAGTCATTACGAACTTCGATACCATTACTGCAACAGAAGGGATTGTTCCCCCTACCTTTAAGTTTGGCTTTGCGGCTGGAACGGGTGTTTCAACAGCGATCCACGAGATCCGAAATCTGGTCGTCACCACGCTGACCTCGCCGCCGCTCACCAACAGTGCCTCTGTCGGACTGCCAATTAATAGCCGGGTTAACATTCCCGGACTGGGCGGTACAGATACAGACGGATCCATTACTGCCTTCCAAATCCTGACGCTGCCATCCCCTGCCCAGGGTCAGCTTTTCCTGGGCGATCCGGCATTGGGAGGCGTTCCCGTCACCCAGGGACAAACCCTGACTCCCGCCCAAATTAATCAGGTTTTCTTCCAGTCCACGGGCTTGTTTACGGGAAGCTCCTTCACCTACACGGCGTTGGATAATTTGGGTAGCCCTAGTGTTACGCCAGGCGTCGTGTCATTGCAGCTCCAATCAGGTCCGCCCATTCCTCCAAACGGTGGGCTGCCGCCGGATACGCTGGGGAGGGATTTCAATGTCCCTCAAAATACGCTGACTAACCTGCCGGGGCTGGGCGGCGTTGATCCCAATGAGGGCGGTGCCATCACGTCGTTCACGATTCTGACGGTACCCAACTCAACGCAGGGCACGCTGTTCCTCGGTTTGCCGAGTGCGGGAGGTCGCCCGGTTCGCCCTGGACAGGTCATTCCTGCCGATGAAATTGGGCAGCTTTTCTTCCGATCGAGCAACAATTTCAATTCCACGAGCTTTACCTACGCCGCGACCAATAACAACGGGCTAACCGATCCCACCCCTGCAAACGTCGGAATCAGATTCAGCAGATTCATTGAGGATTTGAACTGTGCGGAAGGGATTACGCTCCGAGGCAATCGCCGCAACAATCGACTGGTGGGTACCCAGGATGAAGACAGGCTGATTGGCAACCGGGGCAACGATCGACTGATTGGTAAAGGTTGCGCTGACAATCTGGACGGTAGCCGGGGCAACGATCGACTGGTTGGCGGCACAGCGAGCGATACTCTCCGGGGTCAGCAAAACCGAGATGAGATGCGCGGCAACAACGGCAACGATACGATCGACGGCGGTCTGGGCAACGATCGCGGCTTCGGAGGTCGGGGTCGGGACACGATGCGCGGCGGTCGCGGAAACGATCGGCTGGAAGGACGGCAGGGCGATGACAATATCCTGGGCGGTCGCGGAAGCGATCGGATCATGGGGGGTGCCAACATCGACATCCTTGAAGGTCAGCAAAACGATGACCGGATCATGGGTCAAAATGGCATCGACTTCATTAACACTGGGCTTGGCAACGATCGAGCAGATGGTGGTCGCAAGGCGGATACGATCTTTGGTCGGCGCGGAAACGATCGGCTCCTGGGCAAAGGCGCTGCGGATCGGCTCTTTGGCAACAAAGGGGATGATCGGCTGCTGGGTGCTTCTCAGGCTGACCGACTGCTGGGCGGTTTGGGCAATGACCGGATCTTTGGTGGTCTGGGTGCGGATGTCATGAGTGGCGGCGGCGGTCGCGATACCTACGTCTATACCTCGACAAGGCAGGGCTTCGATCGCATCCTCGACTTCACGCGGCAGGATCGGATGGATCTGCAAGGCATCTTCAACGGCAGCTACAGCGGCAATAACCGATTCCGGCAATATGTGCGGCTGAGCGATACCGCTAGAGGCACGGTTGTCCGCGTGGATGGCAACGGCAATGCCGCAGGCGGATTTGTGCGTTTGGCTGTGCTGGAAGGGGTATCTGCCGCCGATCTGGGTGCCAGCAACTTCCTCGTCGGCTAA